One part of the Mya arenaria isolate MELC-2E11 chromosome 3, ASM2691426v1 genome encodes these proteins:
- the LOC128226087 gene encoding uncharacterized protein LOC128226087, producing MVIVIMVVVMVLVLVVVVVVLVVVVLLVKVVLVDVLSVVLVVMVLVMVMMIVVVALVDVLMVVVVVMVLVMVMMMVAVTYAGGWSDGGGAGDDDVSICYEVFNHSTGRDDATASVVDDDGGTCDDDNGGGGGCGGVDDDGGR from the exons atggtgATTGTCATCATGGTGGTAGTGATGGTGCTGGTGCTGGTTGTCGTGGtagtggtgctggtggtggtcgTGTTGCTGGTGAAGGTGGTGCTAGTGGATGTGCTGAGTGTTGTGTTGGTGGTCATGGTGCTGGTTATGGTCATGATGATAGTGGTGGTGGCgctggtggatgtgctgatggtggtggtggttgtcaTGGTGCTGGTTATGGTCATGATGATGGTGGCGGTAACTTACGCTGGTGGATGGtctgatggtggtggtgctggtgatgatgatg TGTCTATTTGTTATGAAGTGTTCAACCATTCAACGGGAAGAGATGATGCTACTGCTAGTGTTGTTGACGATGATGGTGGTACttgtgatgatgataatggtggtggaggtggttgCGGTGGTGTCGATGATGATGGTGGTCGTTAA